GCGCCACGTCTTTGCCCAGACCAGCGCGGCGGATTGGGATCAGATGATGCAGGTCAATGCCCGCAGTGTCTACCTGATGACCCGGCTGGCGTTGGAGGGGCTGATCGCGGCGCGCGGCGCGGTTGTCAATGTCGCCTCCGTCGCGGGCCTGCGCGGGGAGGAGCAGCTGGCGCTTTATACCGCGTCCAAGGCGGCGGTGATCGGGCTGACGCAGGCGCTGGCATTGGAACTGGGCGGCCAGGTGCGGTTCAACGCGGTCTGCCCCGGCCAGGTCGGGACCCGGATGATGGACGGCGTGCTGGCGGATGCCGCGCGGCGGCGGGCGCTGGAAATCCGCATCCCCACGGGCCGCATCGCGCATCCCGCTGAAATCGCCGAGGTCATCGCCTGGCTGCTGTCGGACAAGGCCAGCTATGTCAACGGCGTGGTCCTGCCTGTCGACGGGGCGGAGACGGCGGGGCTGCGCCTTCCCCGCCCGGCGGGCTAGGCGATCAGCGTCCGCCATCCGCCGGTCCTTCCGTTTTCGCGGCAGAGCCGTACCCATAGGTCCGGTAGGCGGTGTGGACCTCTGCCATTTCTGCATCGGTCAACAGGGTGACCGGGCCCATGGTGCGGGCCAGTTGGTATTGCCGCGCCAGGACTTCCAGTTTCTCCGTGCGGACAAAGGCCGCCTCCAGCGTTGCGCCCAGGGCGATCATGCCGTGGTTGGCCATCAGACAGG
Above is a genomic segment from Pseudooceanicola aestuarii containing:
- a CDS encoding SDR family NAD(P)-dependent oxidoreductase produces the protein MIIVTGGTHGIGRATALALAEGGAQVLITGRDSAAGNALAEQTPGVQFQQADVTDDAACRALVERAMTQGAGRITGLVNNAGMGRRHVFAQTSAADWDQMMQVNARSVYLMTRLALEGLIAARGAVVNVASVAGLRGEEQLALYTASKAAVIGLTQALALELGGQVRFNAVCPGQVGTRMMDGVLADAARRRALEIRIPTGRIAHPAEIAEVIAWLLSDKASYVNGVVLPVDGAETAGLRLPRPAG